The window CGCCCACGCCCACATTTTTATCGGCGCGTATATAGCGCACGAAGACGCGCGCGACTTTTTTCTTCTCCGTGCGCCAGGCCAGCAGTTCCGTACAATCTTCGTCGGATCCTTCGAGAACGACGGTCTCCGGATATCCCAGCGCACCCATCAATTGGCCGATCTCTGAAACGATGCCCGCCGGCTCCAACGATTCGACGTGCGATTTGAGCATCGCGGTGTCCGGCAGCGGTTCCTGTTCTTCGCTCTTCTCTTCCAACTCCTTCTTGGCTTGTTCCAACTGTTTTTTGAGTTTGAAAGCCGGAGTCGGGTGAATGGGGACTTCGAAGATATCCTGCAGCCAATCATCGAGCGTGATGCGTTCTTCCAATTCGACGGGCTGCGTATCCATGGGAACCTGGTGGGGCAGCATGCCGCGTTCGGCCAGAATTTCGTACAGGCGCTCCTCGATCGTGTCCGCCACCCAAAACTCGTACACGTTGACCGGCACCTTGGGCCCGATCGATGGATTCAGGCGGCGCTCCAAGCGGCGGCGAACCGCGGGATTCCAGTTGTGATCGAAATGAACGACGTACGTCGCTTCCTTCAGCGCTTTTCCGTCCAACTGCGAACCGGCTTCAATGAGTAGCACGTTCCAATGAACTTGCTGGCGGAATGCGCTCAGGATTTCGTCCCGCTGTTCTTGCGAGGTGGTTCGATCGATGCTCAATGCGCCGTACGCTTCGAGCACGGGAAGCAATTTTTCAAGTCCGTCTTCTTTGAATTGGGTAATTACGACGATTTTCGATCCGGCTGAAGAGACTTCGTCGACCAGATCGACCAAAGCTCTCACTTTAACGCCGTCCAATAATTCCGGAGCAAAATTACAGACGCGTTTCAACCGTTCCACAGCCGACATGACGTGCGTACGGGTGATCGCTCCTCCAAGTTTGACCAGGCGGTTGCGCTCCTCCTCGAGCGCCCTCTCGTAAACCTTCATCTGCCGGTCTTGAAGATCGAGCCAGAGTTCTTGCCGGATCTGCGGTGGCATGCCCTTCGCCATTTCACGCTTCGTTCGCCGCATGACATGGCTCTCGAACTGCGTATGCAGCTCCGGCAGCGTGCTCTTCGTCGCTCCTTCCAATTCTTCCGGCGTGAGAAAGGTGAAAACGGAAAGCCAGCTTTCTTCATCGGGAGGCAGAGCGCCGGCCAATCCCCAGCGCCGTTGAGCCGAGAGCCGTTTCAGCGCATTGAACATCTCTCGCTCACGGAAGCGGATCATGTGCAAGCTGTCGAAAATGACGATGTCGAAGTTCAGGCTTTCGCCGGCCAGTAAACCGCCGGCGATGTCGATGGCCAGGGTCGAGTAATCCACCAGGTAGACGTGT is drawn from Anaerolineales bacterium and contains these coding sequences:
- a CDS encoding DEAD/DEAH box helicase → MPTIRLSTGRTVTPMPRPTIAAVRDPNISPVILTSFPIDGHVQIIPDRSESGQMITLTCDLLLDFSHARLENMDLHDYPARLTASDSIREIAVDFDAPQLSGKKYPVKDHLVFEGPPPLPRSYKPIVERNKIVAKKVPDLMDMLRPTLELSVFLTEVTPPVLPFPLRDDQMEAVLTLINRDALLLADDAGMGKTVTAIAALSALFQQGEIKRALIVCPKTGLRHWSGHLLTWAPFLTFTTIQGNPDQRDMDWRTPAHVYLVDYSTLAIDIAGGLLAGESLNFDIVIFDSLHMIRFREREMFNALKRLSAQRRWGLAGALPPDEESWLSVFTFLTPEELEGATKSTLPELHTQFESHVMRRTKREMAKGMPPQIRQELWLDLQDRQMKVYERALEEERNRLVKLGGAITRTHVMSAVERLKRVCNFAPELLDGVKVRALVDLVDEVSSAGSKIVVITQFKEDGLEKLLPVLEAYGALSIDRTTSQEQRDEILSAFRQQVHWNVLLIEAGSQLDGKALKEATYVVHFDHNWNPAVRRRLERRLNPSIGPKVPVNVYEFWVADTIEERLYEILAERGMLPHQVPMDTQPVELEERITLDDWLQDIFEVPIHPTPAFKLKKQLEQAKKELEEKSEEQEPLPDTAMLKSHVESLEPAGIVSEIGQLMGALGYPETVVLEGSDEDCTELLAWRTEKKKVARVFVRYIRADKNVGVGEGRSVLETMESQGNCDSAYLIVTTDFTRACKELAEESGDRLLLISGGELRRHLRIMGRL